The sequence GGTACGTTCCAGCCAACGGTCTTCGGTCGACTCACCACAGGCATCCCAGGCCACGCCGAGCTGGCGGATCACATCCAGCTTGCGCGCTTTGTTGGAATGCAGTTCCAGGCAAAATTCACCCAAGCCCTGCTCGCGCAAACGCCGATAAACCACATCCAGCGCTGCGGCCTTCTCCGAGACGAACAGCACCGTGCGCCCCAGCCCCAGGTTATGCACGATCATGTTGGCAATGGTCTGAGACTTGCCGGTGCCCGGTGGGCCGATCATGACGAAGTTCTTCCCCGCCGCAGCAGCCATCACCGCCGCCAGTTGCGACGAGTCGGCGCTTAGCGGGGTGAACTGGCGCTCTGGAGGCAACTGAGCGTCGAGCGTATGCGGCTCGACAAAATCAACCTGGGCATCGAACGGGTCACGCGGCGAGTCGATCAGGTGCCGAACCACGGCGTTATCCTTGAGCGAATCGGTACGATCGACCAGATCCTTCCACATCAGGTACTTGGCAAAGGAGAAGGTGCCCAGATAAGCCTCTTCGCGCACCTCAAAGCCGCTGACGTCACGTATCTCGCGGCGCACCCGGTTCAGAATCGCATCGATGTCGGTGCCGCTGTCATCCTCCGGCAGCGCGCCCTCAAGCCCCTGAATATCCAGTGCGAAGTCCTGGCGCAGCATCTCCAGCAGTGTGGTGTTGAAGCGTGGTTCATCGTCAGCCAGGCTGATCTTGATGCCCGATCGCACCGACTGACGGGTGATGGTGACTGGCAGCAGAATCAGCGGCGCTCGGAAACGTCGTGTGTCTGCTCCCGGGCGCTGCCAATACAGACAGCCGATGGCCAGGAACAGCGTATTCGAGCCTCCCTCCTGCAAGTCGTTACGGGCCTTGCGGTAAAGATCTACCAAGGCTCCGTCGAGCCACTGCTGATCAGCCTGCACATACAGCGTCTTGCGTGTCAGCGCTGCCAGCGCCACGGTCTCATCCAGCCGCTGGCCCGTTTGCCGGGCAACCTGCCTGGCATCACGCAGATCCTGCCCCGGCGCCGCCTGAATGGTAAACGCCTGCCCCTGGGCCATCAGGTCTTCCAGCTTGGCCGGCTGCGGCACCTCAAGCGCAATATTGGAGCGCGTGTTGCGCATGTTCAGCAGCGGATTGCGCAGGCTCAGGTCCAGCAGCCGGCGCTGCCATTGCCCAAGCCGGCCTGTCGGCAAGCCCTGATCCTGTTGCCATTCGACCACCTGGCCGAGCAACGCCGGATCGTCCGGCACCTCTTCCAACGCTGGCGCACTCAGCGTCTCTGCTGCATCGGGCTGGGCCGGGCGCGGCGTATCGACAAAACTCAGCGGCAGAATGCGCTGCTCGCGGGCATGAGCGATATCCAATACTCCCTCAAACAGCGCATCCGATTCGGCCAAATGCTGTTCGGCAGTTTTCAGCGCCATACCAAAGCTGGCGCGCCGGCACAGCAGCGTGCTCTCCATCACCAGCAGTTCACGCAACTGAACCCGTTTACGCAGAGCCAGCAAATCCTGGGTATAGGCATGGGGAAAACCTTCCGGACGCAACCACACGCCAACATAGGCATGACCATGTTCCAGAATCAGCAGCGGCTTGAGCCCCATCTGCTCGAACAGCGCCGCCAGCAGCAAACTGGTATCCAGGCAGGTAGCGCGGCGGGCATCAACAATCGCCTCTGGCGTGCGCACCTTCTGCCCGGTGCGCTCAAAGCTCTTGGGCGGATAGGCATAATCCAGATTCAACGCCAGCAGCGCATTCCAGACTGCGGAAACCTGCAACCAGATACGCCGTGGATCGGCCACCTCATAGGGGTGCAGCACACCATCATGACCGCCCTCGCGTAGCAGATCCGAAGCGCTGCGCAGCAAACGCTCGATCGTCGGCGCATTGGGCATGCAAAAAGCCGCCAGCAGCTCGGGGCTGTTGCCGTAACCACCCCACTCGTTATACGCCAGCACCTCCAGAGTCAGCCGCTGCTCGGCCAACACCTCGCCAGTGCCGTCCAGCAGCCGGAACAGCAACTGCGCCTGCACACTCTCCTGCAACGTGCGCAGATATTGGCTATCCAGCTCCGTTGCACAATCGGTGATATGAAAAGTACCGCCCGCCGCCAAACGCTCAACCTGCCAGACACGCGGCAATACAACGCCCGGCTCGGTCTGCAGCTCAACCCGCAGCCCGGCGAAGCTGCGCTCGCTGTCATTGATCAACTCGATATCACGAATGACCGGCACGCCATTTTGCTGAAACGCCAGATTGACCTGTGGCGCAGCACTGACAGCCAGGCGAATTAGCGCAGGCTGTTGCAGTGCGGGAGTGAGTGCGTCGGGAGTGAGCTGATCCATCAGAGCGCGTCCTTGAGTGCGGTTATCGAGCAGGCATATGGGGTATTGTGCCGGAGCCGGGATTGGGTGTCATTGTTGGGCTGCCCCAGGAGAGAACAGCCCCGTCTCCTGACGAACGGCTGATTACTTTATTGACATATCGGAAAATCTCGATATTATCGAGCCATGGAACTGATCAATGTTTTCAAAGCCCTCTCAAACCCTACGCGCCTTGAAATTCTCAAGGGCTTGAAGGATCCGGTGAAGAACTTCCCTCCACAGGATGAAGGGGACGTTCATACGGTGGGCGTCTGCGTCAGCAGTATTCAAGAGGGTGTTGGCCTGTCGCAGTCGACGGTGTCCGATTACCTTGCGACGCTGCAGCGTGTGGGATTGGTCGAAGTCCGTCGTATCGGACAGTGGACCTACTACAAACGCAATGAAGCAAACATACGTGCTCTCGCCGAGATGATAGGCAAGGAGCTGTAATTTTTTAAACTTTAATATCGAGAAATACCGATATTTCTTTTTATCGAAGCGAGATTACACATTGGAAAACTCGTAGGAAAAGCCCGTAAATTTTTTGCTTCAATATATCGAAAAATCTCTATATCCCTTTTTACCGAAATAAGGATCTACAATGAAAGCGCAAATTCTTGAATCATTTGGCGGCCCGAACGCGTTCGAACTGAGCGAAGTAGCCAAACCAGTACCGCAGGCAGGACAAGTGCTGGTGCGGGTACACGCAACCTCCATCAACCCGTTGGACTACCAGGTACGTCGGGGCGACTACGTTGATTACGTACCCCTCCCCGCCATTACCGGGCATGACGTCTCCGGCGTCGTCGAAGCCGTCGGCCCAGGTGTGACGAGCTTTGTGCCGGGCGACGAAGTCTGGTACACCACGCAAATCTTCGAAGGCGACGGCAGCTATGCCGAATACCACGTTGCATCCGAAAGCATCATCGGCAAGAAGCCGGCATCGCTGAGCCATCTCGAGGCGGCAAGCCTGACGCTGGTAGGCGGGACGGTCTGGGAAGCGCTGGTCGGACGTGTATCGCTGAGGGTCGGGGAAAGCATTCTGATCCACGGCGGCGCCGGTGGCGTCGGCCATGTCGCGATCCAGGTGGCAAAGGCCATTGGCGCGAGGGTTTTCACCACCGTGCGCGAAGCGAACTTCGAGTTCGCCCGGGGTCTGGGTGCCGACGTGGTCATCGACTACGAACAAGAGGATTACGTGGACGCCATCCTGCGGGAAACCGATGGCCACGGCGTGGATGTAATCTTCGACACCATCGGCGGCGACACCTTGACCCGCAGCCCCGACGCGCTCGCCCAGCTCGGCCGGGTGGTTTCGATCGTGGACATCGCCAAGCCGCAGAATCTCATTCAGGCCTGGGGCAAGAACGCCAGTTACCACTTCGTCTTCACCCGCCAGAACCGCGGCAAGCTCGATGAGCTGAGCGCATTGGTCGAGCGCGGGCAACTGCGACCCCATGTTGGTGCGGTCTTTTCGCTCGCTGACATTTCAAGCGCGCACGCGTTGCTGGAGACACCTAACAACGGTCTTCGCGGGAAAATCGCGATTGCCGTCGAGCCATCGCTCATCCCGTAAGTGCGCACTTTTAATCGTTTAACTCAATTTGAGGTAATGCCCCATGATTTATGAAATCGCTCTGCTGCCCATTCACGAAGAACACATTGAACAGTTCAAACGCGCATTTGCCGAAGTAGCGCCTCTGCTCCGTCGTGCCAAGGGTTATGGCGGCCACATGCTCGCGCCCGGCATCGAAAGCCCCGAGCGATTCAACCTGATCGTGCGCTGGGCTTCACTTGAGGATCACACGCCAGGCTTCGAAGCGAGTGAGGACCATCGGGTGTTCATGGCAGGTTTAGAGGAATACTTTTCAGAAGAACCGACGGTCTACCACATTGAGGGGACAGCGTTTACTACTGAAAAACACAGCGATCAGAACAGCATCTTTGACAAGGCATCACCAATGTCTTAGGAGGTTTTGGCTTTAATGAATTGTTCTTCGCGGGAAATAGGCAAGCTTGATGCCGCTAATGTGTAATTATCGCGATTTGATCTGGCAGTCCCTGCTTTGCAGTCTACGACTGTCAGGTCAAATTTAGCTGTCAGTACGGCAGTAAGACAGATTCAGCCTTGTATTAAGTCGGCAAACCAAAGCCGGCTAGATCTGTTCCTGACCGGCCGCTGAAGGCCCAGGCTGTGTAAAACGTTGGCATCGACCTTGCTGTGATTTTATGGATTCAAATCAGCGGGGGATGCCGATGAAGCGTTTTATCCAAGGAGAGCATCGGGACCAAGCAGCACTGGGTCGTTTTCGAGGTAAGGGCGGTGACGCAGACGCTGCTGCGTTCAATGCTCGCAACATGGTGAGTGCGTACTTGGAAGGACAAGGCTTATAAAAGCGCTCGACTCACCTACATATCAGCCTGCCTTCATAAAAAATCCGTCTCCTTTTGCTCCCTCAAGAAAATCTCGAGTGCTTCATACTTCATCGGTTTGGCAAAATAATACCCCTGTAACACATTGCACCTGCAGCCCTTCAGGAAGGCCACCTGAGATTCGGTTTCAACACCTTCGGCGACCACCGTTAGACTCAGGTGCTGGGCCATAGAGATAATGCCTTGGATGATGGCGGCATCGTGACAATCAGTGCTGAGCTCCTGGATAAACGAGCGGTCGATCTTGATCTTGTCTATCGGCAAGCGTTTGAGGTAGCTGAGACTGGAAAATCCGGTGCCGAAATCATCGAGAGCAATGCGCACTCCCAAAGCCTTGAGCCGGTGCAATGTGTCGATCGCTTGTTCAGCGTTATGCAGCAAAAGCGATTCGGTGATCTCCAGTTCCAACTGCTCACCACAGAGTCCGTGCTTCTCCAGGACGGTTTGGATAAATTGAACGAAATGACCACGCTGGAAATGCATTGGCGAAATGTTCACAGCCATCGAGATGCCAGTGATGCCCTGTTCGCCTAGCTGGCGCAGTTGAGCGCAAGCCGTATCGAGTACCCAGAGGCTCAGCGGGATGATCTGGCCACTGTCCTCTGCCACTGGTACAAACACTGCTGGTGAGATATATCCTTTTTCCGGATGCTCCCAGCGCAGTAATGCTTCGACCCCGGCCACTCGCCCCGTACGCGCTTCTATCTGTGGCTGATAATGCAACTTGAGCGACTGAGTTTCGATAGCCTTCTGTAACTCATTGCGTAGTCTCGCGTGTTCACAAACACGCTCATTAAGATCGCTGGTGTACCACTGAAAGTGGTTGCGCCCTTGCTGCTTGGCTTTGTACATGGCCATGTCAGCCTGCTGGATCAGCTGCATCGGCTGCTCGATGTAACCATCGCTCATGGTGATGCCGATACTTGCACTCACATGCAGGTCAATGCCTTGGATGCAGTAGGGCCTGGCAATGCCAGACATCAGTCGTTCGACCACCGGTACAACGTCGTCATCACGGAGCAGGTTCGGCAGCAGAACGATAAATTCATCGCCGCCCATACGCACGATAGTATCACTGGGGCGAACCTGCTGGGCCATACGCTGCGCCACCTCAATCAGCACCTGATCGCCGACGGAGTGCCCAAGCGAATCGTTGATGGATTTGAATCCATCCAGATCAATGCACAATATCGCCAGACGACGCTTATGCCGACGACTGATGTGACAATCCAGAACGAGCCTATCTTCAAGAGATACACGGTTAAGCAAACCAGTCAGTCGATCATGGCAAGCGTTGAAGCTCAACTCGCGCTCGTAATGCTTCTGCTTGCTGATATCCCTGACAACTCCGAATACCCCGATGACCTCGCCATTGACCATGATCGGCAGGTTGGAAATGTCCATGGTCAGCAACCTGTCACTCTCGTCGCGAACCCGTGCTTCGAAACGCTGTGACTTTCCGGCGCAGGCTGCAGAGAAATGCCGACTGGCTCGATGCAGATCCTCTTCGACCACTAGATTGACAAAGTGATGACCGATCAAGTCGGTAGTGGTGTATGGCTTGAGCTTCAAACCTGCAGGGTTCGCACTCTGGATTTTACCGTCCAGATCGAGGACGAACACCGGGTTGGGGTTGTAGGTGAACAATGAGCGAAAACGTTGTTCGCTTTCCTCCAGGCGTCGGCCGTCACACTCACGGCGGATCGCAATGGCTGCCAGTTGGGCCGCGCAGCCCAGTCGTTGAATCTGCGTCTCGTCCGGCGCCTGGGCGCGGTTCTGGTACAAGGCAAACGTACCTAACACGCGCCCTTGATGGGAGAGCAAGGGCACCGACCAGCAGGAGTGCAGATTATGCCTCAGCGCCAGACTGCGGAACCGCTCCCAGCTTGGGTCACGGGCGATGTCTTCGGTGACCACCAGCTCGCGCCGGAACGCTGCGGTACCGCAGGTTCCTTCCTGTGGGCCAATAGCCATTCCATGAATCGCCTGGCTGTATTCAACCGGTAAACCGGGCGCCGCACCGCTCAGCAAGCGTTTGCCCTCGGCATCAGCGAGCAGGATTGAGCTGAAAACTTCGGGGAACTGTGCGTCCAGCATCTGACAAATGGCGCAGAGTATTTCGTCCAGATGGCGATCGGTCGCAATCATATCGAGGATGCTATTCTGCGACTCGGAAAGTGCCTTGCTGTTAAAGCTCGTGGAACAAGTATTCATACTGGTTCTTGAAGACTCTCGATCTCATCCGATCCTCAGAGAGCCTGAAATAGTGAACGGTCGGGCACTTTCAACTAGCGCCTCTGGCGTTCACATTATAAAAGCGCTGATCTAGTCAAAAGGCTCAGATTAGCCATAAAAAATCATATCAGATGACCTAGAAGGCAGACTGCCCCTCCTGGCCGAAAGCTGCCCTCCCTCAAACCAACACCACCACAAGCTCAGCCAACACCCTCACCTCATCCTGATCCTCAGGCACCAGCACAATAGGCAGGAACGAGCAATCAGTAGACTCCGGCGACAACGTAATACGTTGATGGGTCCAACCTACGCCATCGGCTTCGAGTACTTTTTCACTGTGATATTTCTTCACCGTAAAACCACCACCGGTCTCGGCATCATCAATACTGCGATGCTGAGCGACTACGATCTTGCCTTGTCGTGTCCCTTTCGGGTTGGATCGAAACAGGCACCAGGCGCCATTGGGTATTCGCCGGTTCATGGATTCGCCGACTACTTGAGCAACGAACAGGTCTTCGCTGGCGTTTAGCCCTTCCGGCAGTTCTACCCATTCGTCCGCATCCACATCCAGTGACTGCGACTCGGAAAATGCGCCTGCGGCAATCTGCAGAGGAATCAATGGCACGGTACGAGGGTGTGACCTGCCCTCCTCACCACGTATGACGGTAAACGGCAGAGCGGTTTCAACCTCACCCATGGACGGTATAACCGGCTGGGAACCCAGCAAATCCGCCTGGGTGTTTGTGCCAACAACCCGGCTGCGGAAAAAGGCAGTTGTTTCTGCATCGGTAAAATACACATAGCAGCCTTTCATGCCACGCGTCATCAAAGTGCGGTAGGTGTTCTTGATGATGGCGTCAGCCTTGCTTTTAGCGAGTTCAGGGTTCGTTTTGGCAAGTTGTTTCAGGCCAGAGATGGAGCGGTCTGACGGCGCGCGCTTTTCCGGGCGAGTAACGACCTGCCCATCGCGCACTACAAAGTCATCACCGACGATGACCCCGATATAGTCGGTTTCAAGCCCTTGACAGGTGTGGATACAGCCCACTTCATGCACGGAGTCCTCGGAGATCATCCAGAGCCCGCCATCTTTGGTCAGATTCCAGCGAGCCTTGAAGCCATGTTCCGGCATTTCAATATCGTAGGCGGCCGGGTTCTTTTTGCTTGGCCATTTCCAACAGTAGCCTGCGACCATCCGAGCACGGTTTCTTTCCCGGTTGCGTGCGGTGATCAACGCCTTGAGTTCGGTTGGCGAGTCCAGCACGCGAAAGTCGTATTCAGCCACATCCAGTGTGGCGTTGGCTGTTTCGCGTATCTGTAAGGTGTTATCCAGCCAAGCGAGATAACCGTCAGACCCGTTGCAGCGAAACTGAGACTCCAGCGCCCCCTCCACAACCGTGGCACCAAGTTCAGCGGCCCACTGGCGAATAGTTTCCTTTTTACCAACATCCTTGAGGGTGACAATCTGCGACTCATCGATGAAAAAAACGGAGAACCGGGCGGCATTGATGATCTCCTTGACCTGATGTTCGCCCAGGTTGGCATACAACCCGGACTTTTCATTCAGGCGATGCGCCTCATCGACCACCAACGCATCAAACTCGTTGCTGCTGGTGGCTGTGAAGGCGCCCGAGCCTACGAACAGGTTGGAGATGTAGGTTTTCTTGAACGATCCGGCCAGACGAGCTTCATATACGGCTCTGGGTGCAGCATTCTTGGTGACGTACTTGGCAACCATGCCTGCATTGGTCAACCCGACCAGCAGATTGACCGCCACTACTGATTTTCCGGTGCCGGGGCCGCCTTCCACGATATAGACACGCTTACCCTGCTCTCGCACAGCTCTTGCGTGGCTTAGGGCAGTTTCATAAACCAGCTTTTGGTCGTCGACCAGAACAAACTCCTGATTACCCTTGAGCAATCCAGCCAGACCATCAGCCAGACTTTTGGACGGTCTGATACGCCCACCTTCAATCCGAAAAAGCGTATTGCCCTTGTCACCATATTTGACGTGTTGGCGAATAAACTGCCGAAGCCGGTCACGCTCCATATCCCCCTTGAGAAATACCGGAGCACGCTCAATATGCGCGGCGTAAAAAGGATCATTGATGGCACCCTGGGAGTCGGCATAATTATGCAGATAGGCGCAGGGGCGCAGCTGCACGCCACCGTCATACACGACTTCGTTGTAGCCTTCCAGCAGCGCAGCGTAGGACCATGCCTGATACGAGGGATGACCAACTTCTGTTTCGCCACGAGCAAAACGGGTCGAAACGATACCGTCTTTTGCGGTTTTACGCGCAGACTCCCACTGTTTCAGTTCTACGATGACGACACAGTCCTTGTCTTCATGGTTCTTGCCGGTCAGCAGGAAGTCAACCCGCTTGGCCGTTTGTGGGATAACGTATTCAATGGCTACACCACAATCATCGGGAATCGCTTCGTCATTGAGAACCTTGCCCATGTAATGGAGCGAGGACGCCCAGGAGCGTATCTCTTCTTTCGAGACGCTCCTGCCAGTCCGGTTGCGGAAGGACTCCAGCACGATGTTTTCAATATCACGCTTGAACACATCATCCAGAAAATGCTGTTTGTCTGTCTGATAGATAATCAAGCGTCACAGCTCCGTATACTTCTTGTTCGAGCCTTTGGCTTTTTCAGCCGGGTATTTGACGCCGTTCTTCTCTATCTTGGATTCCAGAGCCTGCTCCAAGTCTATGCCCAAGTCATTGGCCAGTAGTAAGGTGTAGCAGAAAACATCGGCCAGTTCGTCAGCAAGATCCTCTTTGCGCTCCCGGGCAGCGTTCTGGATGGCTCCCATGTCCTGTTTCCACTGAAAAATCTCCAGCACTTCGGCCGCTTCCAGCACTAGTGACAACGCCAGGTCCTTGGGGTTGTGAAACTGTTTCCAGTCACGCTCATCGCGGAATGCCAGGACTTTTTCGGTCAGTTTTTTTATCTCGGACACACTCTCTCCAAAATCCTTGTCAGCAAGACGACAGTGCAGGCTCGTGCCTCTGGGCCTGCATCACGATGTGAACCACTTTGCATTATCTACCGGGATTTGTCTCTAGTCGCCCTGCTCACGCAAGGTCAGAAACAACCTCAAGTCCAGCTCCAACTGGTGATAGTCCGGTTCCATATGCTGACATAGCTGATAGAAGGACTTGTTGTGCTCCTTCTCGCGCAGGTGCGCAAGCTCGTGCACCACGACCATCCGCAGTAACGGCTCTGGCAGGGTCTTGAAGATAGCCGATACCTTGATCGCGTTTTTGCGCTTGAGCTTGCTGCCCTGCACACGGCTGACAAACTGATGCTGGCCCAGGGCGTTGCCGATGACGTGCATGCGGGTGTCATAGAACACCTTGCTGATCGGATCAGCGCTACGCATGAATTGCTGCTTGATGCGCTGCACGTAGTCGTACAGGGCCGCGTCGGTTTGGATCAGATGCTGAGCTTGCGCTGGATAACGCTGTTCAAGCCAGGTGCCAAGTCGCTTGCTGTCGATCAGTTGCTGAACCTGCTGTTGCAGGCTGGAGCTATAGCCGCCGAGGTACTTGAGTGTGGTCATGGTTACTCCTCTAGCAAGCTACCTGGATCAAACAGCTCCCTCCTCACCAGAATCACGTAATACAGTTGGCGACTGTACTCAGTAAAATCGCTCAGAGGCTTCCCCATATCCAGAGCGGCTTCGCAGGCTACCGAAAAGATACGCCGCTGACGGCTGGGTATTACCTGATACAAAACCTCAAGAATCGCTGGCAGGTTCATGTCGGCTCCTTGCCTTCAATTCTCGTTGTATGCGCACAACAATACAACCGCATCCGTGGGGTACCCCCGTTTTAGTGGGGCAGCAAAGCAAAGGATCAGAGCAGTTGATATCACCGGGCAATCAGAAACCTCAGCCGCAGCAACACCCCTTCAGCCTGCGATTACGGTAAGGCTGCAAGAACGGGGTCACCATCAACATAAGCACCCCTACTGCCACCAATAGCCACAAGGCCGACTGGAAGTGACCCGCACTATCACGCAGATATCCCACGAGCAACGGACCGGCAGCGCCGACCAGATAACTCTGCAACATCACAAAAGCAGTCCAGGCGCCAGCCTCCTCAGGTGTCGAAGCGTTGTCCAGCGGTAGGGTCATACCCAGGGTAAAGGCACCTCCGGTACCAAAAGCCGCAATCGCAGCAGTCACCAGCGGCATGGCATCAGGCGCAACGGCCATCGCCAGGCTGCCCAGCAAGGCGATGCTGGAGCTCGCGGCAAGCAACAGACGTCGATCATCGCTACGGCTGAGCAAGCCAAACACCGGGTTGGCCAGCATGAACCCCAGGGTATAACTGGCCAGGATCAAGCCTGCCGAGCTGGCGCTCTCGCCACGCTCGATATACATCGGTGCCAACCAGGCAATCAGGGCGTAGAACACCAGGTTGTTGCAGGCGAAGAACAGTGCGATCAGCCAGGCCGTAGGGTTGCGCAGCGGCATCCTGGGCATCTGGGTCGAAGCGGTAGAGACCGGCGCTCTCAGGCTCCGATGCTCGATGCCCACCCAGGCCATGATCGCCAGCAGTGCCGGCAGTACCCAGAAACCGCCCGCCCAACGCCAATCACCAATCAACTGCTCGATCGGCCCGGTCGCCACCGCAGCGACTGTGCTGCCCAGGCCGATGGCCGTTGCATAGATACCCATGAACAACGCGATACGATTCGGCGAGCGCGCCTTCACGTAACTGGAAAACAGCGTTCCGGCGACCGCGATACCCGCCCCGACTGCCGCAGTACTGGCAAACAACTGCCCAATGGAGCCAGCCAGCGCACGCAGGATGATCGCGGCGCCCAGCACGATCAGCGCCAGCAGGATGATCCGGTCACGCCCAAATCGATGCGCCAGCCAGGGTGCGGGCAGTGCCAGCAATCCCATCAGCAAGGTCGGAATCGTGGTCAGCAGCGAGGCCTGGGTGTGAGTCAATCCCAGCTCATCGATGATGGCGGTCAGCAATGGCCCCATGGAAACGATGCCCGGGCGCAGCGTGAGCGCGACGAGCAGGATACACACGACCACGGCTGCGACTGACGGAGCACGGACGTCGCTGCCAGCCAAGGCCGGATACGCCAGACCCGGCGTAACATCGCGTTCGATCGGTACGGATTTGACAGACATGACGAAGACTTCCTACGCAGTGAGCAGTTACGCAGGCGTGTCCCCGTCCATTCGCGTCGAGGCCACGCCGGCAGATGTGAACGTCAGTCCGAGTAGGTCGGGTAGTCCGTCAGGCCCTTCTCCGCGCCACCATAGACAGTGGCAGGATCCAGCGGGTTGAGCGGCCAGCCATTGGCGATGCGTTCGGGCAGATCGGGGTTGGCGATGAAGGGACGACCGAATGCGATCAGGTCGGCCAGCCCGGCCTCGATCAGCCGCTCACCACGCTCGGCGGTATAACGACCGGCGTAGAGAATCTTCCCGCTGAAGTTCGCGCGTACGTCGCGGCGGAAGCTCTCGGGCAGATCCGGCGCGTTGTCCCAGTCCGCCTCGGCGATCGACACATAGGCCACACCTGCTGCCTCCAGCACCTTGATGGCTTCGATATAGGTGGTGTGCGGGTCCTCTTCGACCAGGCCGATATACACCCGGTCCTGATCGGTGCCGGTGAACAACGGGGTGAAGCGCACACCAAGGCGATCCGCGCCTACGGCAGCGGCCACGGCGTCTACGATCTCGCGCAGGAAGCGCAGGCGGTTTTCCAGCGAGCCTCCGTAAGCATCATCGCGCTGGTTGGAATGTGCGGAGATGAACTGGTTGACCAGATAACCGTTGGCTGAGTGAATTTCCACGCCATCGAAACCGGCGTCGATGGCATTGCGTGCCGCCTGGGCGTACTGCCCGACCAGATCGCGGATTTCAGCCAGCTCCAGTGCGCGTGGAAGCGACGGCTGAACCAGCTCGCCGACACCAGGGCCGGTCTGAATGAATGCCTTGACCT is a genomic window of Halopseudomonas phragmitis containing:
- a CDS encoding ArsR/SmtB family transcription factor encodes the protein MELINVFKALSNPTRLEILKGLKDPVKNFPPQDEGDVHTVGVCVSSIQEGVGLSQSTVSDYLATLQRVGLVEVRRIGQWTYYKRNEANIRALAEMIGKEL
- a CDS encoding zinc-dependent alcohol dehydrogenase family protein, which codes for MKAQILESFGGPNAFELSEVAKPVPQAGQVLVRVHATSINPLDYQVRRGDYVDYVPLPAITGHDVSGVVEAVGPGVTSFVPGDEVWYTTQIFEGDGSYAEYHVASESIIGKKPASLSHLEAASLTLVGGTVWEALVGRVSLRVGESILIHGGAGGVGHVAIQVAKAIGARVFTTVREANFEFARGLGADVVIDYEQEDYVDAILRETDGHGVDVIFDTIGGDTLTRSPDALAQLGRVVSIVDIAKPQNLIQAWGKNASYHFVFTRQNRGKLDELSALVERGQLRPHVGAVFSLADISSAHALLETPNNGLRGKIAIAVEPSLIP
- a CDS encoding antibiotic biosynthesis monooxygenase family protein gives rise to the protein MIYEIALLPIHEEHIEQFKRAFAEVAPLLRRAKGYGGHMLAPGIESPERFNLIVRWASLEDHTPGFEASEDHRVFMAGLEEYFSEEPTVYHIEGTAFTTEKHSDQNSIFDKASPMS
- a CDS encoding putative bifunctional diguanylate cyclase/phosphodiesterase, encoding MNTCSTSFNSKALSESQNSILDMIATDRHLDEILCAICQMLDAQFPEVFSSILLADAEGKRLLSGAAPGLPVEYSQAIHGMAIGPQEGTCGTAAFRRELVVTEDIARDPSWERFRSLALRHNLHSCWSVPLLSHQGRVLGTFALYQNRAQAPDETQIQRLGCAAQLAAIAIRRECDGRRLEESEQRFRSLFTYNPNPVFVLDLDGKIQSANPAGLKLKPYTTTDLIGHHFVNLVVEEDLHRASRHFSAACAGKSQRFEARVRDESDRLLTMDISNLPIMVNGEVIGVFGVVRDISKQKHYERELSFNACHDRLTGLLNRVSLEDRLVLDCHISRRHKRRLAILCIDLDGFKSINDSLGHSVGDQVLIEVAQRMAQQVRPSDTIVRMGGDEFIVLLPNLLRDDDVVPVVERLMSGIARPYCIQGIDLHVSASIGITMSDGYIEQPMQLIQQADMAMYKAKQQGRNHFQWYTSDLNERVCEHARLRNELQKAIETQSLKLHYQPQIEARTGRVAGVEALLRWEHPEKGYISPAVFVPVAEDSGQIIPLSLWVLDTACAQLRQLGEQGITGISMAVNISPMHFQRGHFVQFIQTVLEKHGLCGEQLELEITESLLLHNAEQAIDTLHRLKALGVRIALDDFGTGFSSLSYLKRLPIDKIKIDRSFIQELSTDCHDAAIIQGIISMAQHLSLTVVAEGVETESQVAFLKGCRCNVLQGYYFAKPMKYEALEIFLREQKETDFL
- a CDS encoding LexA family protein, which encodes MGEVETALPFTVIRGEEGRSHPRTVPLIPLQIAAGAFSESQSLDVDADEWVELPEGLNASEDLFVAQVVGESMNRRIPNGAWCLFRSNPKGTRQGKIVVAQHRSIDDAETGGGFTVKKYHSEKVLEADGVGWTHQRITLSPESTDCSFLPIVLVPEDQDEVRVLAELVVVLV
- a CDS encoding nucleotide pyrophosphohydrolase, whose amino-acid sequence is MSEIKKLTEKVLAFRDERDWKQFHNPKDLALSLVLEAAEVLEIFQWKQDMGAIQNAARERKEDLADELADVFCYTLLLANDLGIDLEQALESKIEKNGVKYPAEKAKGSNKKYTEL
- a CDS encoding M48 metallopeptidase family protein is translated as MTTLKYLGGYSSSLQQQVQQLIDSKRLGTWLEQRYPAQAQHLIQTDAALYDYVQRIKQQFMRSADPISKVFYDTRMHVIGNALGQHQFVSRVQGSKLKRKNAIKVSAIFKTLPEPLLRMVVVHELAHLREKEHNKSFYQLCQHMEPDYHQLELDLRLFLTLREQGD
- a CDS encoding MFS transporter, with the translated sequence MSVKSVPIERDVTPGLAYPALAGSDVRAPSVAAVVVCILLVALTLRPGIVSMGPLLTAIIDELGLTHTQASLLTTIPTLLMGLLALPAPWLAHRFGRDRIILLALIVLGAAIILRALAGSIGQLFASTAAVGAGIAVAGTLFSSYVKARSPNRIALFMGIYATAIGLGSTVAAVATGPIEQLIGDWRWAGGFWVLPALLAIMAWVGIEHRSLRAPVSTASTQMPRMPLRNPTAWLIALFFACNNLVFYALIAWLAPMYIERGESASSAGLILASYTLGFMLANPVFGLLSRSDDRRLLLAASSSIALLGSLAMAVAPDAMPLVTAAIAAFGTGGAFTLGMTLPLDNASTPEEAGAWTAFVMLQSYLVGAAGPLLVGYLRDSAGHFQSALWLLVAVGVLMLMVTPFLQPYRNRRLKGCCCG